TCGAAAAGATGCGCGGCGATCGCCTGCTGCTGGTCCCAGCCCTTGCGGGAAAGCTCGCCGTAATGGTCCTTCACGTCGGGATACAGGCGGTCGAAGCGGGCCTTGTAGTCCTTGCCGTATTCCGTCAGGTTGTCCTTGCCCGCAGCGTCGTCCAGCGCCCGCTTGATCATGTCGTAGTTCTCCAGGCGCCAGGCGTAGCGCGCGCCGTGCCGGGCGTAATGGCTGACATAGCAGGGCCTGTAGCCCTCCGGGGCCGGGGCGAGCTGCAGGGGCTCCGTCGGCGCGACGTAGTCGGTGCCGGCGATGAGCTCCGGGCGCTGCAGCAGGACCTCGCGGGTCGTCTGCGCGAAAAGAGTCCCGCCCGTGAAGGCGAGACTCAGAGCCAATATAACAATCCTTCTCATCTATTTTCTCTTGGCGGCGAGCTGCTCGTAGAGCTTTTCTGCGTTCTCGTAGTACAGCTTCTTCAGGACGTCGTCGCTCAGGCCGATGCCGTGGAGCGGCCAGTGGTAGGCGTGCTCGTAGTCGTAGAAGTGCTCGTCCTCCGTCTCGAGGATCCGCCACTGCAGGTCGTACATCTTCTGGGAGGGATGGTTGTCCGTGCCGAAGAAGATGCGGTCCTGGTACTTCTCGTAGAAGGCCTTCGTGGCGCGCGGGGTGATTGCGGACTCGACGTGACGGGCGGAGTTGTCCAGCCAGAGGTTCGGGTGGCGGTCCATGATCTGGCCCAGGAGCTCGTAGTCGTGGGTCAGGTTCATGAAGTGGCAGGCGATGATCGTCGTGTTGGGGTGGCGGTCGCAGCACTCCTCCAGCGTCTTGCAGAGCTCGTAGAGGTCGAGGATGCCGGGCTGGTCGGGATCGATCTTCCAGTGTTCGGAGTTGACGTATCCGTCGTTGTGCTCGTCCATCGGCTCATACATCCAGATCGGGTCGCCGACGTGGATGATCAGCGGCATGCCCAGCTCGCCGCACTTCTCGAAGAGCGCGTCGAAACGCGGGTCGTTCATGTGCGCGGTCGGCGTCGGGACGCCCGTGTCGAAGTTGGTGAAATAGGTGTCGCCGAAGCCCTTGTCGCCGACCTCGCCGACGCCGCGCGCGCCCTTCTCGAAGTCGCGCACGAGCGAGGCCACGGCCTTCTCTTCGAACTCGGGCGTGCCCCAGGCGCTCATGTCGAAGCCGCACCACATCTCGAAGACGTCGGAGACGCCTTTGTACATGTCATACAGCTCGTCGAACTTCTCGCCGGAGGCGTAGGTGTTGATGACCACCCGTTCGATGTTGTTCTCCTTGAGGCGGGCCGCCCACTCCTCGCACTCCTTGACGTTCGCGGCATAGGCATGGGAATGCATGTCGTACACCTTGAACTTGGCGCTGTGCGGATGGTGCTCCGGCAGGTTCATGCACGGGACCGGCTTGTAGTCCTTGAGCAGGAGCGTGTCGAGG
This Bacteroidales bacterium WCE2004 DNA region includes the following protein-coding sequences:
- a CDS encoding Amidohydrolase, which encodes MNNQMKTRFFALTLGACLAASCGQAPKEEASYLDTLLLKDYKPVPCMNLPEHHPHSAKFKVYDMHSHAYAANVKECEEWAARLKENNIERVVINTYASGEKFDELYDMYKGVSDVFEMWCGFDMSAWGTPEFEEKAVASLVRDFEKGARGVGEVGDKGFGDTYFTNFDTGVPTPTAHMNDPRFDALFEKCGELGMPLIIHVGDPIWMYEPMDEHNDGYVNSEHWKIDPDQPGILDLYELCKTLEECCDRHPNTTIIACHFMNLTHDYELLGQIMDRHPNLWLDNSARHVESAITPRATKAFYEKYQDRIFFGTDNHPSQKMYDLQWRILETEDEHFYDYEHAYHWPLHGIGLSDDVLKKLYYENAEKLYEQLAAKRK